In Melioribacteraceae bacterium 4301-Me, a genomic segment contains:
- a CDS encoding GatB/YqeY domain-containing protein — translation MNLIEKINNDLKNAIKSGDKIRIETIRSIRALILEYEKSGKDKTITPEIEINLLSTAAKKRKEAIEQYKNANRNDLAEKEEKELKIIEEYLPKQLSEKELFQEIKALASQIGAHKKEDFPKLMPLAAKTLKGKADGKLIKEVVEKYLSSN, via the coding sequence ATGAATTTAATTGAAAAAATTAACAACGACTTGAAAAATGCAATTAAATCTGGAGATAAAATTAGGATTGAAACAATTCGCTCTATTCGCGCTCTAATATTAGAGTACGAAAAAAGTGGTAAGGATAAAACAATTACTCCAGAAATTGAAATTAATCTTTTAAGTACAGCGGCAAAAAAAAGAAAAGAAGCTATTGAACAATATAAAAATGCGAATAGAAATGACTTAGCTGAAAAAGAAGAAAAAGAACTAAAGATTATTGAAGAATACCTGCCTAAACAACTTTCTGAGAAAGAACTGTTCCAAGAAATAAAAGCACTTGCATCACAAATTGGTGCACATAAAAAAGAAGATTTTCCTAAATTAATGCCACTTGCCGCCAAGACTCTTAAAGGTAAAGCCGACGGTAAGCTAATAAAAGAAGTTGTAGAAAAATATCTGAGTTCTAATTGA
- a CDS encoding ExbD/TolR family protein, with amino-acid sequence MVQIKKRKLPEAEIPTSSMADISFLLLLFFLVSTVIDVDTGIGLVLPEYVPPEQQQFVPLSKDRLAALLINENGDVLLNNELISIPQISKTLKPRIESKIDLPANKKLVVSVKTDRKTSYNLFIQALDQVKQAYFDVRNEYALKHFGKRLIDIDDRSEEMKELKDKIPITISIAEPETVKK; translated from the coding sequence ATGGTTCAAATAAAAAAACGTAAATTACCCGAAGCCGAAATTCCAACCAGTTCTATGGCGGATATCTCATTTTTGTTACTTTTATTTTTCTTGGTATCAACAGTAATTGATGTGGATACGGGAATTGGTTTAGTGTTGCCTGAATATGTACCACCTGAACAACAGCAGTTTGTACCTTTATCTAAAGACCGTTTGGCTGCATTGTTGATTAATGAGAATGGCGATGTACTTCTTAACAATGAATTAATTTCCATCCCACAAATTTCAAAAACATTAAAGCCAAGAATAGAAAGTAAAATTGATTTACCTGCTAATAAAAAGCTAGTAGTCTCGGTTAAAACCGACCGCAAGACAAGTTATAATCTGTTTATACAAGCATTAGACCAAGTTAAACAAGCTTATTTCGATGTAAGGAATGAATACGCCCTTAAACATTTTGGAAAAAGATTAATTGACATTGATGATAGAAGCGAAGAAATGAAAGAACTTAAGGACAAAATTCCAATTACTATTAGTATTGCAGAACCTGAAACAGTGAAAAAATAA
- a CDS encoding peptidase MA family metallohydrolase: MQYEKFDWKILKTEHFDIYYYDNFGEMAEIGAKFAEDAFDEYKVKFNNYISRKIPLIFYNTHIQFEQTNIASGFIPEGVGGFFEFIKGRVVIPYLGSIEEFKHVIRHELVHVFMSNKIYNVLKDHRVSTDKAPPLWFTEGLAEYWSFNGDTQSEMIMRDAVLNGYFVDLPNLYSIEGTYLMYKEGQYFLQFISKQYGEDKILLLMENFWRFSTFEKVIEFTLGDKIEEINNKWVFSLKQKYFPLYQKNYPISIKAIKLTDSGFNFAPRFYSADTTKEIYFVGNKDGYTSIYKMNYEPDNEEFVEPIRVIQGEKDAIFEAFHLLDNSFDVSKNGIIAFVTKSLGSDVIHLFSINENKLIDTFKFDELISIRSLSFSNDGKKIVFSATDKKGFVDIFLLDLTENKLNRITNDYYSDTDPIFNKDGSAIIFCSDRTGGIFSQKVNLFEININSREIKYLTYTNCNISTPHFNPEYNKLYFTCDYDGVYNIWELNLTDSIPIGMTQLTKFVTSAYDFSFVNNTTVVTAGFEKFSFQFYSIDLANVSDTAKKYVKFNFDQTGVKWDAGKISLQSEAQKVKYEKQYSLDYAVSQLVTDPVYGTRGGALFLLSDLMGDDNYLFYIYNTAEVQSEILKNFNVAISRINLGERANYGYGIFHYAGRRYDIRESDEFFYERVFGGYFDLFYPFSSFDRIETDVSLANSDKELFEDIIGRKSLLLSNSLSFVHDNSIWGPTGPLDGSRFRVLLGYTSDIKYSNVNYYSFILDYRKYFRLGLRTTLAARASIFINHGKQARRYFAGGSWDLRGWPRFGIRGEKLWLSSVELRFPLIDLLLINFPIFGLSFFNIRGALYFDAGSAWDNSYYQTLGSIGTGIRINLFNAIVLRYDVGKKIENNFKHFQPKLFYQFFFGFDF; the protein is encoded by the coding sequence GTGCAATACGAAAAATTTGATTGGAAAATTCTTAAAACCGAGCACTTTGATATTTATTATTACGATAATTTTGGTGAAATGGCAGAAATTGGAGCTAAATTTGCAGAAGATGCATTTGATGAGTATAAAGTAAAATTCAATAATTACATATCCAGAAAAATACCTCTTATTTTTTATAACACTCATATTCAATTTGAACAGACAAACATTGCCTCTGGATTTATACCTGAAGGAGTTGGTGGCTTTTTCGAATTTATTAAAGGGAGGGTCGTTATACCTTATCTTGGTTCAATAGAGGAATTTAAACATGTTATTAGACACGAGCTTGTACATGTTTTCATGTCCAATAAAATTTATAATGTTCTTAAAGACCATAGAGTGTCAACCGACAAAGCACCTCCTCTTTGGTTTACTGAAGGTTTGGCAGAATACTGGTCATTTAATGGTGATACTCAATCAGAAATGATTATGAGAGATGCAGTATTGAATGGTTACTTTGTAGATCTTCCTAACTTGTATTCCATTGAAGGTACATATTTGATGTACAAAGAAGGTCAATATTTTTTGCAGTTTATCTCGAAACAATATGGCGAAGATAAAATATTACTACTCATGGAAAATTTTTGGAGATTTTCAACATTTGAGAAAGTTATTGAATTTACTTTAGGGGATAAAATTGAAGAGATAAATAACAAGTGGGTTTTTAGTTTGAAGCAGAAATATTTTCCACTCTATCAAAAAAATTATCCCATCTCTATTAAGGCAATTAAACTTACTGATTCCGGATTTAATTTTGCGCCGCGTTTTTATTCAGCCGATACAACAAAAGAAATTTATTTTGTCGGAAATAAAGATGGCTATACTTCAATCTATAAAATGAATTACGAACCCGATAATGAGGAATTTGTTGAACCAATTAGAGTTATTCAAGGTGAGAAAGACGCAATCTTTGAAGCTTTTCACCTTCTAGATAATTCATTCGACGTTTCAAAAAATGGAATTATTGCTTTTGTAACTAAATCTTTAGGCAGTGATGTAATTCATCTTTTCTCAATAAATGAAAATAAGTTAATTGATACTTTTAAATTTGATGAACTTATTTCTATAAGATCATTGTCATTTTCTAACGATGGCAAAAAAATAGTTTTTAGTGCTACTGATAAAAAAGGATTCGTGGATATTTTCTTACTTGATCTAACTGAAAATAAACTTAATCGTATTACAAATGATTATTACTCCGACACTGACCCAATATTTAACAAAGATGGCTCTGCAATTATATTCTGCTCTGACCGTACAGGTGGAATTTTTTCTCAAAAAGTTAATTTGTTCGAAATAAATATTAATTCCAGAGAAATAAAATATCTCACTTACACTAACTGTAATATTAGTACTCCGCATTTTAATCCAGAATACAACAAGTTATATTTTACATGCGATTATGATGGTGTTTATAATATTTGGGAATTAAATCTTACCGACTCAATTCCTATAGGGATGACACAATTAACAAAGTTCGTTACAAGTGCCTACGATTTTTCTTTTGTAAATAATACTACAGTTGTTACTGCCGGTTTTGAAAAATTCTCTTTCCAATTTTATTCAATTGATTTAGCTAATGTGTCCGATACTGCAAAAAAGTATGTCAAGTTTAATTTTGACCAAACCGGTGTAAAATGGGACGCTGGCAAAATATCACTACAGTCTGAAGCACAAAAAGTAAAATATGAAAAACAATATTCCTTAGATTACGCTGTAAGTCAATTAGTTACAGACCCTGTTTACGGTACTCGTGGCGGTGCTTTGTTTTTGTTGAGTGATTTAATGGGGGACGATAATTATTTGTTTTACATTTATAATACTGCAGAGGTACAGAGTGAAATCTTAAAAAACTTTAATGTGGCAATCTCAAGAATTAATTTGGGGGAAAGAGCAAATTATGGCTACGGAATCTTTCACTATGCTGGCAGAAGGTATGATATCAGAGAATCTGACGAGTTTTTTTATGAAAGAGTTTTTGGTGGATATTTTGATTTGTTTTACCCTTTTTCAAGTTTTGATAGAATTGAGACAGATGTAAGCCTTGCTAATTCTGATAAAGAACTTTTTGAAGATATAATCGGAAGAAAGTCGCTCTTACTTAGCAACTCATTGTCTTTTGTTCACGATAATTCTATCTGGGGACCTACTGGTCCATTAGACGGAAGTAGGTTCCGTGTGCTTCTTGGTTATACAAGCGATATCAAGTACAGTAATGTAAATTACTATTCTTTCATTTTAGACTATCGGAAATATTTTCGGTTAGGATTACGAACTACACTTGCAGCTCGTGCGTCAATTTTTATTAATCACGGCAAACAAGCAAGAAGATATTTTGCTGGAGGCAGTTGGGATTTGCGCGGCTGGCCGCGATTTGGAATTCGTGGAGAAAAACTCTGGCTATCTTCAGTAGAACTTAGATTTCCTCTAATTGACCTACTGCTTATCAATTTCCCAATTTTTGGCCTTAGTTTTTTTAATATCCGTGGAGCTTTGTATTTCGATGCCGGCAGTGCTTGGGATAATTCATATTATCAAACTCTGGGCAGTATTGGAACTGGAATTCGAATAAATTTATTTAACGCAATAGTATTGCGGTACGATGTAGGGAAGAAGATTGAAAATAATTTCAAGCATTTTCAGCCTAAATTATTTTACCAATTTTTCTTTGGTTTCGATTTTTGA
- a CDS encoding PQQ-binding-like beta-propeller repeat protein translates to MNKPGFTIFCGNYQRNFFVRENVDTVWTELWKVETEGSQRSSSLIFYDKYLIATDLSGKIYAFDENGKLIGISKYSGSIPSAPIVHNQTLIFVVNDLNKDYSTLIYYDVSIPKTIEKVIISGSVHNELIDVNNGVLVLTDQGTLYKFSYAGLKLSELKTNVQSFCTPAIFDNDFLFGNQNGEIISVNYINNKINYRVKISSGFESGVVIKNQKGFIGSSDGNLFCFDVKDGKILWEVNTGHKIKTLPVMNDSSLFIGNLNGDIFSIKQSNGKLNWKISVGGVIDVTPLLFSNYLLEPNQNKKLDVIDIKNGKVVKSIAYSDKIRTTPLYINNLLFVGIDKGNIYAYKVNTY, encoded by the coding sequence GTGAATAAACCTGGCTTTACAATTTTTTGCGGCAATTACCAAAGAAATTTTTTCGTTCGTGAGAATGTAGATACTGTGTGGACTGAACTATGGAAAGTGGAAACAGAGGGAAGCCAAAGAAGTTCTTCTTTAATTTTTTATGATAAATATCTTATTGCAACTGACCTTAGTGGTAAGATTTATGCCTTCGATGAAAATGGTAAATTGATTGGTATTTCTAAATATTCTGGCTCTATTCCAAGCGCGCCAATTGTTCATAATCAAACGTTAATATTTGTCGTTAACGACCTTAATAAAGACTATTCAACTTTAATTTACTATGATGTTAGTATCCCCAAAACAATTGAAAAGGTAATTATTAGCGGAAGTGTGCACAATGAACTTATTGATGTTAATAATGGTGTTCTTGTTTTGACTGATCAAGGTACTTTGTATAAATTTTCTTACGCTGGATTAAAATTGTCTGAACTGAAAACAAACGTGCAGTCATTCTGCACGCCTGCAATTTTCGATAATGATTTTTTATTTGGCAATCAAAACGGTGAAATTATTTCGGTCAATTACATCAACAATAAAATTAATTATAGAGTGAAAATATCCTCAGGATTCGAGAGTGGCGTTGTAATTAAAAATCAAAAAGGTTTTATTGGCAGTAGTGATGGTAATTTATTTTGCTTTGATGTAAAAGACGGGAAAATTTTATGGGAAGTAAATACCGGACATAAAATTAAAACCTTACCGGTAATGAATGATTCATCATTGTTTATTGGTAATCTTAATGGAGATATTTTTTCTATTAAACAAAGTAACGGAAAACTTAATTGGAAAATTAGCGTTGGGGGCGTAATAGATGTTACCCCTCTTCTTTTTAGTAATTATTTGCTTGAGCCAAATCAAAATAAAAAATTAGATGTAATTGATATTAAAAATGGTAAGGTTGTTAAGTCAATCGCTTACTCCGATAAAATTAGAACAACCCCACTTTACATTAACAATCTTTTATTTGTAGGGATTGACAAGGGAAATATTTATGCATATAAAGTCAACACTTATTAA
- a CDS encoding MotA/TolQ/ExbB proton channel family protein produces the protein MHITEISGFISYVFAQATQNQSVLSFLQEKFVEGGIFMWPILGCLVLGLAFSIERFWTLMRATTNTKKFVVQIKDALKKGGVPEAIKLCENTRGSIASVFHAGLLRADEGIEAAEKSIMAYGAIEMGFLERGLIWISTFISLAPLLGFTGTVQGMIIAFDAIKEAAQISPSIVAGGIAVALLTTLFGLVVAMILQVFYNYFVSKIDRLVADMEESSIELIDTLYEMNKK, from the coding sequence ATGCATATTACAGAAATTTCAGGATTTATTTCCTACGTTTTTGCACAAGCCACACAAAACCAAAGTGTGCTAAGCTTCTTACAGGAAAAATTTGTTGAAGGTGGTATTTTCATGTGGCCTATTTTAGGTTGTTTAGTCTTAGGTTTAGCTTTTTCTATTGAGAGATTTTGGACATTAATGCGTGCTACTACTAATACTAAAAAATTTGTAGTCCAAATAAAAGATGCACTTAAAAAAGGTGGTGTTCCCGAAGCAATCAAATTATGCGAAAATACAAGAGGGTCAATTGCTTCTGTTTTTCATGCTGGTTTATTAAGAGCAGATGAAGGCATTGAAGCTGCTGAAAAATCTATTATGGCTTATGGTGCTATTGAAATGGGATTCTTAGAAAGAGGTTTAATTTGGATTTCTACTTTTATTTCTTTGGCTCCCCTGTTGGGTTTCACTGGCACAGTTCAAGGTATGATTATAGCCTTTGATGCTATTAAAGAAGCAGCACAAATTTCACCATCGATTGTTGCCGGTGGTATTGCAGTCGCTTTGTTAACTACCTTGTTCGGTCTTGTTGTTGCTATGATACTTCAAGTATTTTACAATTATTTTGTTTCTAAAATTGACCGACTTGTAGCAGATATGGAAGAGAGTTCCATTGAACTTATTGACACTCTCTATGAAATGAATAAAAAATAA
- a CDS encoding SDR family oxidoreductase: MSKSLIIVGAAGRLGTESIKFFLEKDYDEYCLVSRRKIEINGKILKKHKQIVIDDLANENQAKNLFEQISFMPNSTYFLFSTIGGFYGGTELKDTPYEQWLKMFSINLNTAFLLSKYFLSKVSGTRGGSICFTSALSGFSPQKDKAAYGASKNALNYLVETLAKESKKYNISTNAVAPYVIDSEESRKWIEDKKQLSTPQSIAQVVHFIFDNYKIINGNIIKLEGTLE, from the coding sequence ATGTCGAAAAGTTTAATTATTGTTGGTGCCGCAGGTAGACTTGGCACCGAATCGATAAAATTTTTTTTAGAGAAAGACTATGATGAGTATTGTTTAGTTTCAAGAAGGAAAATAGAGATTAATGGTAAAATTCTAAAAAAGCATAAACAAATTGTTATAGATGACCTTGCTAATGAGAATCAAGCGAAAAATCTTTTTGAACAAATTTCTTTTATGCCTAATTCAACTTATTTTTTATTTAGTACAATTGGGGGTTTCTATGGTGGGACAGAATTAAAAGATACCCCGTATGAACAATGGCTTAAAATGTTTAGCATTAACTTGAACACTGCTTTTTTATTATCCAAATATTTTTTAAGCAAAGTAAGTGGTACAAGAGGTGGCAGTATTTGTTTTACGAGTGCACTGAGCGGTTTTTCCCCTCAAAAAGATAAAGCAGCTTATGGTGCATCTAAAAATGCATTAAATTACTTGGTAGAAACCTTAGCAAAGGAAAGTAAAAAGTATAACATAAGTACCAATGCTGTAGCGCCTTATGTTATTGATTCAGAAGAAAGTAGGAAATGGATAGAAGATAAAAAACAATTGTCAACACCGCAAAGCATAGCGCAAGTAGTGCATTTTATATTTGATAATTATAAAATAATTAACGGCAACATTATTAAGCTTGAAGGTACCTTAGAGTGA
- a CDS encoding endonuclease — translation MEKYLIITPKINLIVSTPFSSRLNFLIVWLLILFFFGPVQKVFSQHSNSNKFIYIANWNVENLFDTIDDTTKNDDEFLPSSKKKWTEEKFLKKIDNLSQVIHFMNDGKGPDIIGLEEVENMSVMKFIVYKFTNRDYIIVHRDSPDPRGIDVGLIYDRNIFDILHVNKIPVLLPNNEPTRDILHVTLKYKHGNDSLHIFVNHWPSRRTGKETSEVKRNTAAQILKEKVDSVLQIDTKNKIIILGDFNDEPIDNSILDVLKADTSNCSDLLQPADNKLYNLAYHDYKLKLGTYLYKNNWNLLDQIIISGSLLNNNGISYFCDSFEIIKPDFMKVDKESDVSGPIPTYIGNKYIGGYSDHFPVGALFKYLGDK, via the coding sequence ATGGAAAAATACTTAATTATTACCCCAAAAATTAATTTAATAGTTTCTACACCATTCAGTAGTAGATTAAACTTTTTAATTGTCTGGCTATTAATATTGTTTTTCTTTGGTCCTGTTCAAAAAGTATTTTCTCAGCATTCTAATAGCAATAAATTTATTTATATAGCTAATTGGAATGTGGAAAATCTTTTTGATACTATTGATGACACAACAAAAAACGATGATGAATTTTTACCTTCGTCTAAAAAGAAATGGACCGAGGAAAAGTTCTTAAAAAAAATTGATAATCTCTCACAAGTAATACATTTCATGAATGACGGAAAGGGACCCGATATTATTGGTCTTGAAGAAGTTGAAAACATGAGTGTAATGAAATTTATTGTGTACAAATTTACTAATCGAGATTATATAATTGTCCACCGCGATTCTCCCGATCCTCGAGGCATTGATGTTGGTTTAATTTATGACCGCAATATTTTTGATATACTGCATGTTAATAAAATTCCTGTGCTTCTCCCAAACAATGAACCAACAAGAGATATTCTTCATGTAACCTTAAAATACAAACACGGAAATGATTCGTTACATATTTTTGTAAATCATTGGCCTTCAAGAAGAACTGGGAAAGAAACCTCTGAAGTAAAAAGAAACACCGCAGCACAAATTTTAAAAGAAAAAGTGGATAGTGTTTTACAAATAGACACTAAAAACAAAATAATAATTTTAGGGGATTTTAACGACGAACCGATTGATAATTCTATCCTAGATGTACTAAAGGCAGATACATCAAATTGTAGCGATTTACTTCAACCAGCTGATAATAAATTATACAATTTAGCTTATCACGACTATAAATTGAAATTAGGGACGTATCTGTACAAAAACAATTGGAACTTACTTGACCAAATTATTATTTCAGGAAGTTTATTAAATAACAATGGAATAAGTTATTTTTGTGACAGTTTTGAAATAATAAAGCCTGATTTTATGAAAGTGGACAAAGAAAGTGATGTGAGCGGTCCAATTCCAACCTATATAGGAAATAAATACATAGGTGGTTACAGCGACCATTTTCCGGTAGGTGCTCTTTTTAAATATTTGGGAGATAAATAA
- the polA gene encoding DNA polymerase I — translation MKNNKKKFVLIDAMSLAYKGYFAFINRPLSTKAGEPTSAVFGFVNQLLKIIEDTKPDHIAVAFDSKEKTFRHERYELYKSSRQEMPEDMIPQLQRIKDIITAFNIPIYILPGYEADDLIGTACKLAEKEGYICYAVTPDKDYIQLITDNIFIVKPGKSTDEIIILDRKKVKEDLGIEPIQMIDYLALIGDKSDDIPGVAGIGEKTALPLIQQFKSVEGIYKNIDKIDRKSIVSKLLENKENAFLSKELATIKTDVPLKLNFDEAKFTQPDIKKLNQIFSELEFKSIAVKVNKMFQNNSLEKKENTPAQDYVESKPSLASFDKNKVKYKLITTYKDAKSLAEKLMQSDLFVFDTETDSLNIFEVKLAGCSFCTKPNEAYFVAVNPLYLSTGLFSNDLSDRLPIDDFIKLFKPVLENKKIKKVCQNGKYDIAVMRHYNINVENFYFDTMLASYVLDPDQKHGMDDLSEKYLNYKPIPLTQLIGNKKEPSKIFEVDLEQLSNYSCEDADITYRLYEILLRELKKEKLEKLAFDVEFPLVLVLEDMERTGVHIDKQALKEFSNELKNRMDYYTDKIYELAEEKFNINSTQQLQKILFDKLKLTLTSKTKTGFSTDAKSLESLKGEHPIIDLILEYRQVAKLKTTYADALPKLINPKTGRVHTSFNQTAASTGRLSSNDPNLQNIPIRTELGKEIRKAFVPRDKDYLILSADYSQIELRIMASICEDENLINAFKSGEDIHRSTAALVFQVKPSEVTPEMRRKAKEVNFGILYGIGPFGLKTRLGISQEHAKDIIETYFGTFKNVKKFMTDSINNAKEKGYAETLLKRRRYLKNINSNNKVVRQFEERVAINMPIQGTAADMIKLAMINIHKELIKNKFKSKMVLQVHDELVFDAHKDEINDLKPIVKNLMETALPLKVPVVVDIGIGDNWLDAH, via the coding sequence ATGAAAAATAATAAAAAGAAATTTGTTTTAATTGATGCAATGTCGCTTGCTTACAAAGGATATTTTGCATTTATAAATCGACCTTTATCAACAAAAGCTGGAGAGCCCACTTCGGCTGTGTTTGGTTTTGTAAATCAATTACTAAAAATAATAGAGGATACAAAACCAGACCACATTGCAGTAGCTTTTGATTCAAAAGAAAAAACATTTAGGCACGAACGATATGAATTATACAAATCATCACGTCAAGAAATGCCTGAGGATATGATTCCTCAACTGCAAAGAATTAAAGATATTATTACTGCTTTTAACATTCCAATTTACATTTTACCTGGTTACGAGGCTGATGATCTAATTGGCACTGCTTGCAAACTGGCAGAGAAGGAAGGTTATATCTGCTATGCTGTTACACCAGATAAAGATTATATTCAATTAATAACTGATAATATATTTATTGTTAAACCTGGAAAGTCAACTGACGAGATTATTATACTTGATAGAAAAAAAGTTAAAGAAGATTTGGGAATAGAACCAATACAAATGATTGACTACTTAGCATTAATTGGCGACAAATCCGACGATATCCCAGGCGTTGCAGGTATTGGTGAAAAAACCGCACTGCCACTAATTCAGCAATTTAAGAGCGTTGAAGGCATATATAAAAATATTGATAAAATTGATAGAAAAAGTATCGTTTCAAAATTATTGGAAAATAAGGAGAACGCATTTCTTTCCAAAGAACTTGCTACTATTAAGACTGATGTTCCTCTTAAGTTAAACTTTGATGAAGCAAAATTCACACAGCCGGATATTAAAAAACTTAATCAGATTTTTTCTGAACTGGAGTTTAAATCAATCGCCGTTAAAGTGAACAAAATGTTCCAAAACAATAGTTTAGAAAAAAAAGAAAATACTCCTGCACAAGATTATGTTGAAAGTAAACCTTCACTTGCTTCATTTGACAAAAATAAAGTTAAGTATAAATTAATAACCACTTATAAAGATGCTAAAAGCTTAGCTGAAAAATTAATGCAATCAGATTTATTTGTATTTGATACCGAGACTGATTCGCTTAACATTTTCGAAGTAAAGCTTGCCGGCTGTTCTTTTTGCACAAAACCAAACGAAGCCTATTTTGTTGCAGTTAATCCATTGTATTTATCGACAGGCTTGTTTTCAAATGATTTATCCGACCGCCTTCCAATAGACGATTTTATTAAACTATTTAAACCTGTCCTTGAAAACAAAAAAATAAAAAAAGTATGCCAAAATGGGAAATACGACATAGCGGTAATGAGGCATTACAATATCAATGTAGAAAATTTTTATTTCGATACTATGCTTGCAAGTTATGTTTTAGACCCCGACCAAAAGCATGGTATGGATGACCTCTCGGAAAAATACTTAAATTACAAACCAATACCATTAACACAACTAATAGGAAACAAAAAAGAGCCATCAAAAATATTTGAAGTTGACCTTGAGCAGTTATCAAATTATTCATGTGAAGATGCAGATATTACTTATAGATTGTATGAAATATTGCTAAGGGAACTAAAGAAAGAGAAACTTGAAAAGCTTGCCTTCGATGTTGAATTCCCTCTTGTGTTAGTCCTTGAAGATATGGAAAGAACCGGGGTTCATATTGATAAACAAGCATTAAAAGAATTTAGCAACGAACTTAAAAATCGTATGGATTACTACACTGACAAGATTTATGAGTTAGCAGAAGAAAAATTCAATATTAATTCTACACAACAGCTTCAAAAAATTTTATTTGACAAGCTCAAGCTTACACTTACATCCAAAACAAAAACAGGCTTTTCAACAGATGCAAAATCTTTGGAGTCACTTAAAGGTGAGCACCCAATTATCGATTTAATTTTAGAATATAGACAAGTTGCAAAGTTAAAAACAACTTATGCAGATGCATTGCCAAAGTTAATAAATCCTAAGACTGGCAGAGTACACACCTCTTTTAATCAAACTGCGGCTTCAACTGGACGTTTATCAAGCAACGATCCTAATCTGCAAAATATACCAATAAGAACAGAATTAGGAAAAGAAATTAGAAAGGCTTTTGTGCCAAGGGATAAAGATTATTTGATTCTAAGCGCTGATTACAGCCAAATAGAACTTAGAATAATGGCAAGCATTTGTGAAGATGAAAATCTAATCAATGCTTTTAAGTCGGGCGAAGATATTCACAGAAGCACTGCTGCACTGGTTTTTCAAGTAAAGCCAAGCGAAGTGACACCTGAAATGAGAAGAAAAGCAAAAGAAGTAAACTTTGGAATACTTTATGGTATTGGTCCATTTGGACTTAAAACTAGATTAGGAATCTCTCAAGAACATGCAAAAGATATTATTGAAACTTATTTCGGTACTTTTAAAAATGTCAAAAAATTCATGACAGATTCTATTAATAATGCAAAAGAAAAAGGCTATGCGGAAACTTTGCTTAAAAGAAGACGATATTTGAAAAATATTAACAGCAATAATAAAGTAGTAAGACAATTTGAGGAGCGCGTTGCAATAAACATGCCTATACAAGGCACTGCAGCCGATATGATAAAATTAGCAATGATTAACATTCACAAAGAATTAATTAAGAACAAATTCAAGTCGAAAATGGTTTTGCAGGTACATGATGAACTTGTATTCGATGCACATAAAGATGAAATTAATGATTTAAAGCCCATTGTCAAAAACTTGATGGAGACTGCTTTACCGCTTAAAGTGCCCGTTGTTGTTGATATTGGCATTGGTGATAATTGGCTGGATGCTCATTAA
- a CDS encoding ExbD/TolR family protein, whose translation MKFEKKRANTKQNIPTASLPDIVFMLLLFFMVTTTLREVDVLVQYRLPEAKAIEKIENKRLVSYIWVGKDGRIQVNDSIVKLGDIQKIMYSKRVALPNVIVSLRIDKGSEMGIVTDIQQELRKASCLRINYSTLLKI comes from the coding sequence ATGAAATTCGAGAAAAAAAGAGCTAACACAAAGCAAAATATTCCAACTGCATCTTTACCAGACATTGTGTTTATGTTGCTTCTTTTCTTTATGGTTACTACCACTTTAAGAGAGGTCGATGTTTTAGTACAATATCGACTTCCTGAAGCTAAAGCAATTGAAAAAATTGAGAATAAAAGACTGGTTTCATATATATGGGTAGGTAAAGATGGCAGAATTCAAGTTAATGACAGCATTGTGAAATTAGGAGATATACAAAAAATTATGTACTCTAAGAGAGTAGCCCTGCCTAATGTAATTGTTTCGCTAAGAATTGACAAAGGCTCAGAAATGGGTATTGTTACAGATATTCAGCAAGAGTTAAGAAAAGCCTCTTGCTTAAGAATAAATTACTCAACTTTGTTAAAAATATAA